In the genome of Hymenobacter cellulosivorans, one region contains:
- a CDS encoding LOG family protein: MQLDDEQRIRKAFVDKDWNEIKIADSWQIFKVMAEFVEGFEKMSKIGPCVSIFGSARTKPDNPYYQMAEEIASKLVRHGYGVITGGGPGIMEAGNKGARAEGGKSVGLNIELPFEQFHNIYIDSDKIINFDYFFVRKVMFVKYAQGFIGMPGGFGTLDELFEAITLIQTKKIGRFPIVLVGTKYWQGMFDWIRTAMLEDEHNISPEDMDLVQLVDDAASAVKIIDDFYSKYLLSPNF; the protein is encoded by the coding sequence GTGCAGCTCGACGACGAGCAGCGCATCCGTAAGGCATTTGTCGACAAGGACTGGAATGAAATCAAGATTGCTGACTCCTGGCAGATCTTTAAGGTGATGGCCGAGTTCGTGGAAGGCTTCGAGAAGATGTCCAAGATTGGTCCCTGCGTTTCGATCTTCGGCTCGGCCCGTACCAAGCCCGACAACCCGTACTACCAGATGGCCGAGGAAATTGCCTCCAAGCTGGTGCGACACGGCTACGGCGTTATCACTGGCGGCGGCCCCGGCATCATGGAAGCCGGTAACAAAGGCGCCCGGGCCGAAGGTGGTAAGTCGGTAGGGTTGAATATTGAGCTGCCCTTCGAGCAGTTCCACAACATCTACATCGACTCGGATAAGATCATCAACTTCGACTACTTCTTCGTGCGCAAGGTGATGTTCGTCAAGTATGCCCAGGGCTTCATCGGCATGCCCGGCGGCTTCGGCACCCTCGACGAGCTCTTCGAAGCTATTACCCTGATTCAGACCAAGAAAATCGGCCGCTTCCCCATCGTGCTGGTGGGTACCAAGTACTGGCAGGGCATGTTCGACTGGATTCGGACAGCTATGCTGGAAGACGAGCACAACATCTCGCCTGAAGATATGGACCTGGTGCAGCTCGTAGACGATGCGGCTTCGGCCGTAAAAATCATCGACGACTTCTACTCCAAGTACCTGTTGTCGCCTAACTTCTAG
- a CDS encoding IspD/TarI family cytidylyltransferase, giving the protein MLLHTLRRFMDPAVQIAECIVVLPAEQFATWEQLCAEHQVTIPHRVVAGGETRWASVRNGLAELKQFPAGIVAVHDGVRPLVSAAVLEQTFGAAAQHGAAVAAVAPKDSVRGLAQQGSYALDRSRLRLVQTPQCFELNLLRRAYQLPELPTFTDDASVVEDLQPIYLVPGDYRNLKITTPEDLIVAEALLRAEQSSQ; this is encoded by the coding sequence GTGCTGCTACACACCCTGCGCCGCTTCATGGACCCCGCCGTGCAGATTGCCGAGTGCATCGTGGTGCTGCCCGCCGAGCAGTTTGCCACTTGGGAACAGCTTTGCGCCGAACATCAGGTGACTATCCCGCACCGGGTGGTGGCCGGCGGCGAAACCCGCTGGGCATCGGTGCGCAACGGGCTGGCCGAGCTCAAGCAGTTTCCGGCCGGCATTGTAGCGGTGCACGACGGAGTACGGCCCCTGGTATCGGCGGCAGTGCTGGAGCAGACGTTTGGGGCGGCGGCTCAGCACGGCGCGGCCGTAGCGGCGGTAGCACCCAAAGACTCGGTGCGTGGCCTGGCCCAGCAGGGCTCCTACGCCCTGGACCGCAGCCGCCTGCGCCTGGTACAGACCCCGCAGTGCTTCGAGCTGAACCTGCTGCGCCGGGCCTACCAGCTGCCCGAGCTACCGACCTTTACCGACGACGCCAGCGTGGTGGAAGACCTGCAGCCCATCTACCTAGTGCCCGGCGACTACCGCAATTTGAAAATCACGACGCCCGAAGATTTGATTGTGGCCGAGGCCTTGTTGCGGGCCGAGCAGAGCAGCCAGTAG
- a CDS encoding ABC transporter permease: MKTLRLTLESFRFAWQALKSNLLRTVLSLLGVTVGIFAIIAVFAVVDSLEANVRKSMSFVGDKVIYVGKWPWSFGGEYPWWKYFNRPVPTVREFRELQKNLGPNNKGVAIFGAVGGSVLKSGSNSVADCALQGVSFDYRKVSDVPIAEGRYFTSQEVDASRNVAIIGATIAENLFPNGNALGREFSAKGRKFVVIGVMQKEGKKLLDTPSNDTNCLIPFGMFTKMFALNTGGMTGVTPTIAIKGSDDDPGLLDLEYELQGVMRNIRGLKPRQEDNFALNRPEMLANAITQLFSIIGIAGAVIGSFAMLVGGFGIANIMFVSVKERTNIIGIQKSLGAKNFFILFQFLFEAVFLCLIGGAAGIFLVFLITMIPQDSLPLFLSAGNIALGLTVSVVIGMLAGIVPAVMASNLDPVDAIRSK, encoded by the coding sequence ATGAAAACGCTGCGCCTGACTCTGGAAAGCTTCCGCTTCGCGTGGCAAGCCCTCAAATCCAATCTGCTACGCACGGTTCTGTCCCTGCTCGGCGTTACGGTGGGTATCTTCGCCATTATTGCCGTGTTTGCCGTCGTCGACTCGCTCGAAGCCAACGTGCGCAAAAGCATGAGCTTCGTGGGCGACAAGGTGATTTATGTGGGCAAATGGCCCTGGTCCTTTGGGGGCGAATATCCGTGGTGGAAATACTTCAACCGGCCCGTGCCCACGGTGCGCGAGTTCCGGGAGTTACAGAAGAACCTGGGCCCTAACAACAAAGGCGTCGCTATTTTCGGAGCCGTGGGCGGCAGTGTGCTCAAGTCTGGCAGCAACAGCGTGGCCGACTGCGCCCTGCAGGGTGTCAGCTTCGACTACCGCAAAGTATCCGACGTGCCCATTGCCGAAGGTCGCTACTTCACCTCGCAGGAAGTAGATGCGTCGCGCAACGTGGCCATTATCGGGGCTACCATCGCCGAAAACCTTTTCCCAAACGGGAATGCTCTGGGCCGGGAGTTCAGCGCCAAGGGCCGTAAGTTCGTGGTTATCGGGGTAATGCAGAAGGAAGGTAAGAAGCTGCTCGATACGCCCAGCAACGACACCAACTGCCTGATTCCCTTTGGGATGTTTACCAAAATGTTTGCCCTGAATACCGGCGGCATGACCGGCGTGACGCCCACCATTGCCATCAAGGGCTCCGACGATGACCCCGGCCTGCTCGACCTGGAGTATGAGCTGCAGGGCGTGATGCGCAACATCCGGGGCCTCAAGCCGCGGCAGGAAGACAACTTCGCCCTGAACCGTCCCGAAATGCTGGCCAACGCTATTACTCAGCTCTTTTCCATCATTGGCATTGCCGGTGCCGTCATCGGCTCGTTTGCCATGCTGGTGGGTGGTTTCGGCATCGCCAACATCATGTTCGTGTCGGTGAAGGAGCGCACCAATATTATCGGGATTCAGAAGTCGTTGGGGGCCAAGAACTTCTTTATTCTGTTTCAGTTTCTTTTCGAAGCCGTTTTTCTGTGCTTAATTGGCGGCGCGGCTGGCATCTTTCTGGTATTCCTCATCACGATGATACCGCAGGATTCGCTACCGTTGTTCTTATCGGCGGGCAATATTGCGCTGGGGCTTACGGTGTCGGTGGTAATTGGAATGTTGGCCGGAATTGTGCCGGCCGTAATGGCGTCTAACCTGGACCCCGTGGACGCCATCCGTTCCAAATAA
- a CDS encoding DUF2795 domain-containing protein, producing the protein MYWTLELASYLEDAPWPATKDELIDYSIRSGAPMEVVENLQALEDDGQPYENIEEVWPDYPTKEDFMFNEDEY; encoded by the coding sequence ATGTATTGGACCCTCGAACTGGCTTCGTATCTGGAAGATGCCCCCTGGCCTGCCACCAAGGATGAACTCATTGACTACTCTATCCGCTCGGGCGCCCCGATGGAAGTAGTAGAGAACCTGCAGGCCTTGGAAGATGATGGCCAACCTTACGAGAACATCGAAGAAGTGTGGCCGGATTACCCGACCAAAGAAGACTTCATGTTCAACGAGGACGAATACTAA
- a CDS encoding cytochrome c, giving the protein MDTRIPSLPTRAFAGAVLLFLAFATACTYTKGEEPSPCTDTTPVTYQAVISPIFDANCRACHGSGVYQQLGGGNDYSTYQGIKNQSASLILGCIQHQPGYNPMPKGLAKISPCDIAKIKAWIEAGQPNN; this is encoded by the coding sequence ATGGATACACGTATACCCTCGTTGCCGACCCGGGCTTTTGCCGGGGCCGTCCTACTTTTTCTTGCCTTTGCCACTGCCTGTACCTATACCAAAGGGGAGGAGCCCAGCCCGTGTACTGACACGACGCCCGTAACCTACCAGGCCGTTATTTCTCCCATTTTCGATGCCAACTGCCGGGCTTGTCATGGCAGTGGAGTATACCAGCAGTTGGGTGGCGGTAACGACTACAGCACCTACCAGGGAATCAAGAATCAGTCGGCTTCGCTTATTCTGGGCTGCATTCAGCACCAGCCCGGGTATAATCCTATGCCCAAGGGGCTTGCTAAGATTTCCCCTTGCGACATAGCCAAGATCAAGGCTTGGATTGAAGCTGGCCAGCCCAACAACTAG
- a CDS encoding YceI family protein — MSLVLIPLLLAAAPASFGQGKFMTKTGRVTFFSTSIIEDIEAINNATAAVIDLNTSQLAFSVPIKDFTFKRTLMQEHFNENYMESGKYPRATFTGHFVGLDGTVLGTAGAHQVKAEGDLTLHGVTHHVTVPGTLEMKNGQLQAFALFSVAPADYGIEIPLLVRENIAKIVSIRVILIGDPVSGSAAPVSRSASPN, encoded by the coding sequence GTGTCCTTAGTGCTTATTCCGTTGCTTTTAGCGGCCGCTCCGGCCAGCTTTGGGCAAGGCAAATTCATGACCAAGACGGGCCGGGTTACCTTTTTCTCAACCAGCATCATTGAGGATATTGAGGCTATTAACAACGCAACGGCGGCAGTCATTGACCTTAATACCAGTCAGTTAGCTTTTTCGGTGCCGATTAAAGATTTCACGTTCAAGCGCACCCTGATGCAGGAGCACTTCAACGAGAACTACATGGAATCGGGCAAATACCCGCGGGCCACCTTTACGGGCCATTTTGTCGGTCTCGATGGGACTGTTCTGGGTACGGCGGGAGCTCACCAAGTGAAAGCGGAAGGCGACTTAACCCTGCACGGCGTGACGCATCATGTCACGGTGCCCGGCACACTGGAAATGAAAAACGGTCAGCTCCAGGCCTTCGCCTTGTTTAGCGTGGCGCCGGCCGATTACGGGATTGAAATTCCGCTGCTGGTGCGCGAGAACATTGCCAAAATAGTAAGCATCCGGGTGATTCTGATTGGGGACCCGGTGAGCGGCTCGGCCGCTCCCGTTTCGCGCTCAGCTTCTCCTAACTAA
- a CDS encoding group I truncated hemoglobin: MKNTLLLASLLAGTFVLGSCGKDETEAAAPTLYDRLGKTEGIAKIVDGLIANVGAETTTANSVMLRSHKPMLDAVNGINGQSPTDPTRLQRLRNNFIDQLGEATGGPLTYKGKSMLVAHTGMNVTALEFSVWHKQLEASLASNGVSESDKAAVYAIVDKMEGDVVGH, from the coding sequence ATGAAAAACACCTTACTCCTGGCTAGCCTGTTGGCCGGCACGTTTGTGCTCGGCTCCTGCGGCAAAGATGAAACCGAGGCGGCGGCTCCCACGCTGTACGACCGGTTGGGTAAAACCGAAGGCATTGCCAAAATCGTCGATGGCCTGATTGCCAACGTAGGTGCCGAAACGACGACGGCGAATTCGGTTATGCTCCGCTCGCACAAGCCCATGCTCGACGCGGTGAATGGCATAAACGGCCAGTCTCCCACCGACCCGACCCGCCTGCAGCGCCTGCGCAACAACTTTATTGACCAGTTGGGAGAAGCCACCGGCGGCCCATTGACCTACAAAGGCAAAAGCATGCTCGTGGCCCACACCGGCATGAACGTGACGGCCCTGGAGTTCAGCGTGTGGCACAAGCAGCTCGAAGCCTCCTTGGCTTCGAACGGCGTGTCGGAGTCCGATAAAGCAGCGGTGTACGCCATTGTCGACAAGATGGAAGGTGACGTGGTAGGCCACTAA
- the queA gene encoding tRNA preQ1(34) S-adenosylmethionine ribosyltransferase-isomerase QueA: protein MKLSEFKFDLPENLLAQHPAKTRDESRLMVLHRDSGKIEHRVFKEIIEYFSDGDVFVLNDTQVFPARLYGNKEKTGAKIEVFLLRELNKEIHLWDVLVDPARKIRVGNKLYFGESDMVAEVIDNTTSRGRTIKFLFDGSDEEFYKALNDLGETPLPREVITRDAEPADKERYQTIYAKHKGAVAAPSAGLHFTREVMKRLEIKGVDVVPVTLHVGLGTFRPVDVEDLTKHKMDSENFIVPAESAVVVNRALDAKKRVCAVGTTTMRALESSVSAHSRLKENQGWTDKFIFPPHEFKIANALLTNFHMPESTLMMMASAFAGHEFLIEAYQTAIKEKYKFFTYGDAMLIL, encoded by the coding sequence ATGAAACTGTCCGAGTTCAAATTTGACTTGCCTGAAAACCTGTTGGCGCAACATCCGGCCAAAACTCGTGATGAATCTCGCCTGATGGTTCTGCACCGGGACAGCGGCAAGATTGAGCACCGCGTGTTCAAGGAAATCATTGAGTATTTCTCTGATGGTGACGTGTTCGTGCTGAACGACACCCAGGTGTTTCCGGCGCGTCTCTACGGCAACAAGGAAAAGACCGGCGCTAAAATCGAGGTGTTCCTGCTGCGTGAGCTCAATAAGGAAATCCACCTGTGGGACGTGCTCGTCGACCCCGCCCGTAAGATTCGGGTTGGCAACAAGCTCTACTTCGGCGAAAGCGACATGGTGGCCGAGGTAATCGACAACACCACTTCGCGCGGCCGCACGATTAAGTTTCTGTTCGACGGCTCCGACGAGGAGTTTTACAAGGCCCTGAATGACCTGGGTGAAACGCCCCTGCCCCGAGAGGTAATCACCCGCGACGCCGAGCCCGCCGACAAGGAGCGCTACCAGACTATCTACGCCAAGCACAAAGGAGCCGTAGCCGCTCCTTCGGCTGGTCTGCACTTCACCCGCGAGGTAATGAAGCGCCTGGAAATCAAAGGCGTTGATGTAGTACCGGTAACCCTGCACGTGGGTCTGGGCACTTTCCGCCCCGTGGACGTGGAAGATCTGACCAAGCACAAAATGGACTCGGAAAACTTCATCGTGCCGGCTGAGTCGGCGGTGGTAGTAAACCGCGCCCTGGACGCCAAGAAGCGTGTATGCGCCGTGGGTACTACCACGATGCGCGCCCTGGAGTCGTCGGTATCGGCGCACAGCCGCCTGAAGGAAAATCAGGGCTGGACCGACAAGTTCATCTTCCCGCCCCACGAGTTCAAGATTGCCAACGCGCTGCTGACCAACTTCCACATGCCCGAAAGCACCCTGATGATGATGGCCTCCGCTTTTGCCGGCCACGAATTCCTCATCGAGGCGTACCAGACGGCCATTAAGGAGAAGTACAAGTTCTTCACCTACGGTGATGCCATGCTGATTCTGTAG
- a CDS encoding carboxypeptidase-like regulatory domain-containing protein, which translates to MLHVSALVGFALLFAGPSALAQTLVSTDADKDFGAEASTRLNCQPLAGQVTDVNGLPVIGATLFLKGTSNAYITDEKGNFEITAPVSQKQIVAVEAAGYLPSLITLTTCKLPDIVLERDPTVRIKRSGKKAGQIVRYGDAYRQ; encoded by the coding sequence ATGCTGCACGTTTCCGCGCTGGTAGGCTTTGCCTTGTTGTTTGCTGGACCAAGTGCTCTGGCCCAGACCTTGGTCAGCACCGATGCTGATAAGGATTTCGGTGCTGAAGCCTCCACCCGGCTGAATTGCCAGCCCCTGGCCGGGCAGGTAACGGATGTCAATGGTTTGCCGGTCATTGGTGCCACGTTGTTCCTGAAAGGGACCTCTAATGCCTACATCACCGATGAAAAGGGCAATTTCGAGATTACGGCACCTGTTTCTCAAAAGCAGATAGTGGCCGTAGAAGCCGCCGGATACTTGCCTTCCCTCATCACGCTGACTACCTGCAAGCTGCCTGACATCGTGTTGGAGCGCGACCCAACCGTGCGAATCAAGCGAAGCGGTAAAAAGGCGGGCCAGATAGTACGCTATGGCGATGCCTACCGGCAGTAG
- a CDS encoding ABC transporter ATP-binding protein, with amino-acid sequence MSQFSALTIENLVAGYEQRVLLRNLFLCLPKPAFVAIIGHNGCGKTTLFRALTGQISYQGTVQVAGQDLRQVRRPAATGLLAHLPQRSSVGFPIEVRELVVMGRFRHHSFLSSYSKQDYELAEAALQRVGAAHLSHRDFTQLSGGEQQLVWLAQLALQDAGLYLLDEPTQQLDVYYRRRIFDLLHEWVTQAGKTILCITHDLDNLAVLPGYLLNLSRPEPQLQALSPAVVQAEREFLESEESLVGYAIR; translated from the coding sequence ATGTCTCAGTTCTCAGCTCTAACGATTGAAAATCTGGTTGCGGGGTACGAACAGCGCGTTCTGCTCCGCAACCTTTTTTTGTGCCTGCCCAAGCCGGCCTTCGTGGCCATCATCGGGCACAACGGCTGCGGCAAAACCACGCTGTTCCGGGCCCTCACCGGTCAGATTTCCTACCAAGGCACCGTGCAGGTAGCCGGCCAGGACTTGCGCCAGGTGCGCCGCCCCGCCGCTACGGGCTTGCTGGCTCACCTACCCCAGCGCAGCTCAGTAGGCTTCCCGATTGAAGTGCGCGAACTGGTCGTGATGGGCCGTTTTCGGCACCACAGCTTTCTGAGTTCTTATAGCAAACAGGATTATGAGTTGGCCGAAGCTGCTCTGCAGCGCGTGGGGGCTGCTCACCTTTCCCACCGCGACTTTACCCAACTCTCGGGTGGGGAGCAGCAGCTGGTGTGGCTGGCCCAGCTGGCTTTGCAGGATGCGGGCCTTTACCTGCTCGACGAGCCCACCCAGCAGCTCGACGTGTACTATCGCCGCCGCATCTTCGACTTGCTGCACGAGTGGGTTACGCAGGCCGGCAAGACCATTCTCTGTATCACCCACGACCTCGACAACCTGGCCGTGCTGCCCGGCTATCTGCTGAACCTTTCCCGCCCCGAGCCGCAGCTTCAGGCTCTGTCGCCAGCCGTAGTGCAGGCCGAGCGGGAGTTTCTGGAAAGTGAGGAAAGCTTGGTTGGGTATGCCATCCGATAA
- a CDS encoding DUF5777 family beta-barrel protein, with amino-acid sequence MAVLLLLAPVAHAQTDLLGQLEKETVDPQKREVVAATFKGTHIINSQSVENPGKGTMAFLIQHRFGTLNSGAYNFFGLDQAVLRLSFEYGLTSRLAVGVGRSSQEKTYDGFVKYRAIQQSTGARAMPVSVTLFASTAINTLKFNASPDQQRTTASRMTYAYQALIARKFSPELSIQLMPTLIHRNYVATAPEENDVYALGGALRQKITKRTALTADYYYLFPGNTASNFRNALGLGVDLETGGHVFQLHVTNSLGMTEKFFVPETTGKFFSGDLYFGFTVARNFTVRPQI; translated from the coding sequence TTGGCAGTTCTCCTGCTATTGGCGCCGGTAGCACACGCTCAGACCGACCTGCTGGGGCAGCTTGAGAAAGAGACAGTTGATCCGCAGAAGCGCGAGGTAGTGGCGGCTACTTTCAAAGGCACGCACATCATCAATTCGCAGTCGGTAGAAAACCCTGGGAAGGGCACAATGGCCTTTTTGATTCAGCACCGCTTCGGTACGCTGAACAGCGGAGCCTACAACTTCTTTGGCCTCGACCAAGCCGTGCTGCGTTTGAGCTTCGAGTACGGACTGACCAGCCGCTTAGCAGTCGGTGTGGGCCGCAGCTCCCAGGAAAAAACGTACGACGGGTTCGTGAAGTACCGGGCCATTCAGCAGTCGACCGGGGCGCGGGCTATGCCGGTTTCGGTGACGCTTTTTGCCTCCACGGCCATTAACACGCTGAAGTTTAACGCCTCGCCTGACCAGCAACGGACGACTGCTTCGCGGATGACATACGCGTACCAGGCTCTGATTGCGCGCAAGTTCAGCCCCGAGTTGTCGATACAACTCATGCCGACCCTTATTCACCGCAACTACGTGGCCACGGCCCCCGAGGAAAACGATGTGTATGCCCTGGGCGGGGCTCTGCGCCAGAAGATTACCAAGCGCACGGCCCTGACGGCCGACTACTACTATCTGTTTCCGGGAAATACGGCTTCCAATTTCCGCAATGCTCTGGGGTTAGGCGTCGACCTGGAAACCGGTGGACACGTCTTTCAGCTGCACGTGACCAACTCGCTGGGCATGACCGAGAAGTTCTTTGTGCCCGAAACCACCGGCAAGTTTTTCTCCGGCGACCTGTATTTCGGCTTCACGGTGGCCCGCAACTTCACGGTTCGGCCCCAGATTTAA
- a CDS encoding lycopene cyclase family protein produces the protein MKPDFDYLLAGGGAAGLSLAYHISREPRLRNQRVVLIEPAAKDQNDRTWSFWTAAPTLFDSIVAHEWPQLAFRSPTFEQIFKLQRYRYKMIRGLDFYRFVRAELAQNPQFTFVQASVETLTNTPEGVTATTTAGTYTARYAFDSRPPQLAKQPEKHRYLLQHFVGWEVETEHDVFDPTTAEFMDFRGPQQQEARFIYVLPFGPRKALVEYTLFSEELLPKAEYEAALDDYLRTTLGLASYRRLSEEVGAIPMTDHRLSAQAGPHIINLGTRAGRAKPSTGYAFMRIQEHSARLVQALAATGQPPQNLTGDQPQFHLFDTLLLDIMKRRGELTRDIFTELFQRNPVERILSFLDEQTGWHDNFRIMNSVTPWPFLQSIWHVLRGRPGQR, from the coding sequence GTGAAGCCAGACTTTGACTACTTACTCGCCGGAGGCGGCGCCGCGGGCCTGAGCCTGGCTTACCACATCAGCCGAGAGCCCCGGCTGCGCAATCAGCGTGTAGTGTTAATAGAGCCGGCCGCTAAAGACCAAAATGACCGAACCTGGTCGTTCTGGACCGCTGCGCCCACCCTCTTCGACTCAATTGTGGCGCACGAGTGGCCGCAGCTGGCATTTCGGAGTCCCACCTTCGAGCAGATATTTAAGCTACAGCGCTACCGCTACAAGATGATTCGGGGGCTGGACTTCTACCGGTTTGTACGGGCTGAGCTGGCCCAGAATCCGCAGTTTACCTTTGTCCAAGCATCGGTTGAAACCCTAACAAACACTCCAGAGGGCGTTACGGCCACTACTACGGCCGGTACCTATACGGCCCGCTACGCCTTCGATAGTCGGCCGCCGCAGCTGGCCAAACAGCCCGAGAAACACCGGTATCTGTTGCAACACTTCGTGGGGTGGGAGGTCGAGACCGAGCACGACGTATTCGACCCCACCACGGCTGAGTTCATGGACTTTCGGGGGCCGCAGCAGCAGGAAGCCCGGTTTATTTACGTGCTGCCATTCGGTCCGCGTAAGGCGCTGGTTGAGTACACGCTATTTTCCGAAGAGCTGTTGCCCAAGGCTGAATACGAAGCAGCCCTTGATGACTACCTGCGCACCACACTAGGGCTGGCCTCTTACCGCCGGCTCAGTGAAGAAGTTGGGGCTATTCCCATGACTGACCACCGCTTGTCTGCTCAGGCCGGCCCGCACATTATCAACCTGGGCACCCGCGCCGGGCGGGCCAAACCCAGCACGGGCTATGCCTTCATGCGGATTCAGGAGCATAGTGCCCGATTGGTACAAGCCCTGGCTGCCACCGGCCAGCCGCCCCAAAACCTTACTGGCGACCAGCCCCAATTCCACCTCTTCGATACGCTGCTGCTGGACATTATGAAACGCCGCGGTGAACTGACCCGCGACATTTTCACGGAGTTGTTCCAACGCAACCCCGTCGAGCGAATCCTGAGTTTCTTGGATGAGCAGACGGGGTGGCACGACAACTTCCGCATCATGAATTCTGTGACGCCCTGGCCATTTTTGCAATCTATCTGGCACGTATTGCGCGGTCGGCCGGGCCAACGGTAG
- a CDS encoding enoyl-CoA hydratase-related protein gives MYTCLLYDVQNGIATITLNRPEVFNAFNNPQSYELQDALQRVTEDASVRVVVLTGAGRAFCSGQDLKATQDEANFSFAETLHKRYNPIIRAMCNLPKPIIGRLNGVAAGAGCSLALACDVLVASSEASLIEVFINIGLVPDSGSSYFLPRLVGTLKAFELCTLGSKVTAEEALRLGLVNQVVAPAELDAAVATLAARYASAPTKSIGLIKLMLNKAGTATLDEMLDYEADCQQAAGESADYREGVAAFTEKRKPTFRGE, from the coding sequence ATGTATACCTGCCTGCTTTACGACGTCCAGAACGGCATTGCTACCATTACCCTGAACCGCCCCGAGGTGTTCAACGCCTTCAATAACCCACAGAGCTATGAGCTACAGGATGCCTTGCAGCGCGTAACCGAAGACGCTTCGGTGCGGGTGGTGGTGCTGACCGGGGCCGGCCGGGCGTTCTGCTCGGGGCAGGACCTGAAGGCTACCCAGGACGAGGCCAATTTTTCCTTTGCCGAAACCCTGCACAAGCGCTACAACCCCATTATCCGGGCCATGTGCAACCTGCCCAAGCCCATCATCGGGCGGCTCAACGGCGTAGCGGCCGGAGCTGGCTGCTCGTTGGCCCTAGCCTGCGACGTGCTGGTGGCGTCGTCGGAAGCTTCCCTGATTGAGGTATTTATCAACATTGGACTGGTGCCAGATTCGGGTTCATCCTACTTTCTGCCCCGGCTGGTAGGCACGCTCAAGGCCTTTGAGCTCTGCACCCTGGGCTCGAAGGTCACGGCGGAGGAAGCTCTGCGACTGGGTTTGGTAAACCAGGTAGTGGCGCCGGCCGAGCTGGATGCCGCGGTGGCAACCCTGGCTGCCCGCTATGCCTCGGCGCCTACCAAATCCATTGGCCTGATCAAGCTCATGCTCAACAAGGCTGGCACCGCTACGCTGGATGAAATGCTCGACTACGAGGCCGATTGCCAACAAGCAGCCGGCGAATCGGCGGACTACCGGGAAGGCGTGGCGGCTTTCACCGAAAAGCGCAAACCCACGTTCCGGGGCGAATAA